The genomic stretch GTATCTGTatctggagtggtggcctagaggagaagaagagggttcgtcactgagaggaccctggttcaaatcctcgggttggcatcactgtgggtccctgagcaagcccacccccccaggttgctccccgggcgccctttggctgccccctgctccatgctgtgctgtgtgtactacatactccatgtgtgtgatgggttaaatgcagagaatgaatttcactgcatgtaaatgtatgtgacaaataaagctctttcttcttcttcttctatctgcACTTTTGTCCATGTATGGTAGCATCtgctaaaataatttttaaacattGACTTAAATGCCAGCCTTGAGGGTTTAAAATAATACTACACATCATAATGGCTACTtccatctttaatatacagtttatggaCTGAACTGACAGGTCTCGTTCAGTGAGACTGGCGTGACTAAAGCAGAATAAATACAGATGCATAAACGTCACTGACATTTATGCATTAAGGAATTAATGCATAAATGTTTAAGGCAGCTTTGTCAGCTGGAGTTATTCTAAATTTCATTTTTGTCTCTAAGCAGGATCAGTTCAGATAAGCTCAGTGAACAGTGAGACAAAATTTGGTATCACTGAAATACTTGAACTGCTATAAGTGAGCCAAAGTGTTATTTTACTACCTGTTCATTAATTCCTATCATGATTATATGAGCTTAATCCTCCTtacaagacaaaaataaaaacagatccaAAGGAGAAaatttttgaagaaaatgaaagaaaacaaaaagaaaaacaagtttaaGCAGATGATAAGACGGGGACTTACAAGATGCAAATTTGACTCTTAACTTGGCTGGTTCTTGTGGGTCCACAACCTTGGCTGTCCCCTCTATGAACCACCTGCTGCCATTCCTGAGACACACAAATATGTGTAcaatttgtgtatttgtttgttcaAACAACATAACAAATCAGAAAGAAGGAATcccttttctctcatttctcaGAGTGCAGACTGCTGTTTATCTACCACACAGACACGAAAGTGGCATCAGTCTCTTCTAATCTGTCACAgcagcaggcaaaaaaaaaccaaaacaaaatctaaagaGACACCATGAACTGCTAGGTAAGCATTATGTCCAGTCATCAATACTTACTTGTTCCTGAGGGTGAACACCTGGGAGTTCAACACTTGGACGGTCTCATTTTCCCTCATGGAATAGTTTGCCTGGATGCACTCTCCTATTTCAAAGTGAGCAGGCAGCTTTTCAATCTCATACCACTTTCCCATGTACTGTAAATACAAAGCCATTAGTTCTATACAGCTCTTTGTTTGCTGAGTAAACATACAGTAAACAAAACATATTGTTCTGTTTGTGCTCACCGGCTGAAGACTGAAATTGGACTGCACCTTCGGAGTGGGACAGCGACCCCAGTGAAAAGTCTGAGCCGAGGCCACAGGGATCAGCAGGACGAGAAGGTACACAGCAGACATGGTTCCTTCGGGAGATCAGGGGAAATCACACAACTTATGCTTCACAAGTGTTACAGCCTAAAGCTCATCCACTGTGTCTACTGCCTTTTTAACAAGGTGGGGTTTGTGCTGATTGCGTAACACTTGGCACACCAATACAAGAAACATGTCATTCAACAGGTTCTTCGATGATATGCAGTGTCCTTGATTGTGATGCTACTGTAAATGAGCGGATCAGAGGAATAATAGACTGTACGCAAGCAACAAACTGAACAATGTTAAATTTGTGCAACACTTGTGTCGGTTGAGTTGAGACTATGATAATGAATCTGTGCTGGTGAACCAGgggttcatattttttttttattgaaacattAGAATTttgtggcatttatttattttacatttttatttatttattttacttttcttaaaattgGGGAAAATTTCAACTGGGTGGCATTTCTTGATGTTTCTTTTTGGATGTACTCTTTCCTTTATAGGtctaattttttattattattattacctccactaaggaggttatgttttcggtcacgttggtttgtttgtctgtttgtcagtttgtcagcaggattactccacaagttatgaacggatttcgatgaaattttgtggagtggttggaaatgacaagaggaagaagtgattaaattttggcggtgatctggatcacgatctggatccaggaatttttttatggattcttcactattgcgggatagggggttattgttgtctgggaaagatgaaagattatttcacagtatttagatacacgtattacagcgtcagtgaccctatggccttagCGTAGGTTTGCGCTCTCCGAGTGCTTCTAGTTATTTATGTTTCTGAGTAAAGAATGGCAAAACATCGAGGATCAAAGCAAAGTTATATGTGAATAATTACTAATTTTATCAATAACTGTCTGGTCTTAGTTGTTAAAATTAGAGTGGTTGTTTGCAGGCAACAATATCATCATTTTAATTACCTAAGGGTTTGATAACAGAAGCAGTTATTCAGCAGACTTATTGTATGAAGTCTTGATGAACAACATTTGCTTGACTGTAATTGTTAATAatgttttttctccatttaattttaaaatgaatgaatgaattaccTGAAATTCCACCTCTGTGGGTGGCCTTTGTATCTTTGCACAGCAAAGTGCTGCCACACTTGTTCTTCTGGTTTCACATAAAAGCCTCCAGGGACCTGCTCCATCATATGATAAGCATCATATGATAACactcataataataatattaaagaaaaaagctgttaaaaaataaattgcaaaTTCCTGTTTAGGACAGCAGAGGAcaaaaactgcagagaaaaaacGCTAACACTGCTAAATAAGCTGTCTGAACTTTGTACAGTTGTCAGAAACCAAGAGTGTGAGCTCTCTCgacaaatattttataaacagttCATTTCACATTGCATCATGTATATGTCATCATAAGCACATTCCA from Archocentrus centrarchus isolate MPI-CPG fArcCen1 chromosome 20, fArcCen1, whole genome shotgun sequence encodes the following:
- the LOC115799704 gene encoding apolipoprotein D-like: MSAVYLLVLLIPVASAQTFHWGRCPTPKVQSNFSLQPYMGKWYEIEKLPAHFEIGECIQANYSMRENETVQVLNSQVFTLRNKNGSRWFIEGTAKVVDPQEPAKLRVKFASFLPYSPYWVLSTDYNSYSIVYSCTNIFKIFHVNFAWILSRSPTLPAVMVDYAKKLLIEEGIDISKMTHTDQSCRV